The following is a genomic window from Bordetella sp. H567.
GTGCTGGTGGTCAACCCCTCGGTGCCCGTGAAAACGACGGCGGAACTGCTGGCCTATGCGAAGTCGCAGCCCGGCAAGCTGACCTTCTCGTCCAGCGGCATCGGCAATCTGCAGCATGTGTCCGGCGAGCTGCTGAATCGCATGGCCGGCATCGACGTGCGCCACATTCCCTACAAGGGCGCGGCGCAGCAGATCGCCGACGTCGTCGCGCAGCACGTGACCATGACCTTCACCAGCGTCGCCGCGGCCATGCCTTTCATCAAGAGCGGGCAGGTGCGCCCCATCGCCGTGACGTCCGCGCATCGCCTCGAAGCCTTGCCCGACGTGCCGGCGCTCGCCGAAACGCCGCAGCTGGCGGGCTATGAAGTGGTCAACTGGTTCGGCATGTTCGCGCCGGGCGGCACGCCGGCGCCCGTGCTGGACAAGCTCAACCAGGCAGCGCTTGCCGCCATGAAGGATCCCCGCCTGCTGCAGGCGCTGAAGGACCAGGGCGCCGAACCGGCACCGTCCTCGCGGCAGGAGTTCGACACCTTCCGGCGTGAGGAAACGGCCAAGTTCGCCAAGGTGATCGAGGAAACGCACATCAAGCTGCAGGACTGACGCTCAGGGCCCCGCCGCGACGCCGCGCCGGGGGCGTGGCGTCGGGAAAAACCAGGACACGGGAAATTACGGCGCACGCCGCGCCGCCGCACGGGCGACGTGCTGCCTGAAATGGTCGGCACCGTGCATCACGGCCGATCGGGCAACGCGCCGGTCGTCCTGCTTGCCTTCTACGCCGGCGCGAAGGGCCAGCTCACCGCGGAGCAACCGAAGCGATCGCCGCACATCCATCCTGGGGCGCTGCCCAAGATGCAATCGGACAAGCCGGACGAACTGCCGTCCCTTACTGCCCCGACTAGCACCCGTCGTCATGCCCCCGCGCTGGCGCCCCGAGCGCCCGCGACACCTTGCGCCGGGTCCGCCACCTTGCTGGCGGCCTCCAGGCAGGCGATGAAACGCCGGGCGACTGGGTCCAGCGGATGGTCCCGGCTCCAGATCACGCCGGTCGGCTTGACCAGGCCGTGCAGATGGAAAGGCAGCGCGCGCAGCAGCCCCGCTTCGTCGAAATAATACGCGGCGTCGCTGGGCATGAAGGCGATGGCGTCGGTCATGGAGACGTAAGTGCGCACCAGCTGCGTGGAGGTCGTTTCCAGGCAATGCCGGGGCAGCGGTACATCGTGGGCCAGGAACACTTCCTCCAGCGGCTGCCGCATGGGCGATCCCATGGTGGGCAGCACCCATTCCCAGTCCCGCAGATTGGCCCACGATAGGCGCTTGCGCCGCGCCAGGGGGTGGTGGTTGCGCGCCACCAGCGTCAGCGGCTTGGTGCCCAGGGGCTTTTCGTCCAGATCGCCATGGCTGCGCGAAGGCATCAGCGTGCCCACCACCAGGTGTATGCCGCGCGTGCGCAGTTCGGGCAGCAGCGTATCGAAGCTGCCTTCCCGCACCACGGCGGATGCATCGGGCAATTGCTTCTTGAACATCGCCAGCGCGCGCGGCAGCAGGACGGACGCCGCGGCCGGCAAGGTGCCGATCGACACGCTGCCCGAGGTGCCCAGCGCCAGCGATTTCAGGCCGTCGCGGGCGCGGGACAAATCGATATCGATGCGGCGCGCATGGTGGATCAGGCATTCGCCATAGCTCGTCGGCATGATGCCGCGCGGCGTGCGCTCGAACAGTTTCAGCCCCACGCCGTCCTCGATCTCGGCCAGGGCCTTCGAGACGGCCGGCTGCGTCAGGTGCAGCACGGCCGCCACGCGGCTGACGTGGCGGTGATCGTCCAGCGCGATCAGCAGCCGCAGATGGCGCAGCTTCAGGCTGCCGCGCCAGAAAGCATCGATATCCATGTTCCTCCTCCTCATTACCAAACGGTAATATCGCGGCCGCCCACTTTTCATTGGAACAGGGCGGCCATCCGTTCCACCATTCGGTATTCCACGAATAACGGAGACGACGATGCCGCAAATCCTCAACCGCGCGGACCTGCCCAATTATTACGCGGCGGAAAATCCCTCCCGCGCCGATGCGGCGGATAGCGCGCGTATCGACATGCGCATGGCGCACGGCGCCAAGGTGTCGCTGGCGGTCGCCGTTTGTCAGCCGGGCTATCACCCGGCGCCGCAGATCCACGCCAGCGAACAGCTGAACTACGTGGCCGAAGGCGAAATATGGGTGTATATCGACGGCGCCGCGTATCACCTGAAGGCGGGCGACGCCATCCGGGTGCCCAAGATGAAACCCCATTGGATGTGGAACCGGTCGGACGCCCCCTGTACGTTCTATGAGTCCAATTGCCCGCCGCTGGCCGGCGACGCCAAGGGCGCGGGGGCCCTGATCGACGGCGCCCGGCCCCAGCAAGCCTACCCGCACGTCGTCTGGCTATCGGACAAATACGCCAAGGAAGCCGAAGCCCGCAATGATCCGCCCACCGAAGGGCCGCTGCTGGCCCGCGCCGACAGCCTGGCCACCAGCGTGCACGGCGGCGCCATCGGCCCGGCGGCGGCGGGCAAGCTGACATCCAAGTGCATTCACGGCCTGGAGCACAACATGACGATCGCCCGCCGCAAGGGCGGCTACCATTCCGCGCCGCACATCCACGATGCCGAGCAGCTGCACATTCCCATCAAGGGCGACATCAACATATTCACGTCCGAGGCCGGCTTCGCCTGCCGCGAAGGCGACTTCAACATCATCGCGCCGAATATGCCGCACTGGGCCGAAGTCAGCGGCGACGAAGACAACATCCTGCTGCAGGCGCATTCGCCGGTATTGGGCTCCGCGGCCAATCGCAAGGCCTTGCTGGCGGACGATGAACGCGCGCAGTCCATCTTCACGGTGTTCAACATGACGCCATGGCGGGAACAGGAAATCATGCAAGTGGAGGACGTGCACCGGGGGAATATGCAGCGGTCCTGATTCCGCAAGCCGCCACGACGCGGCCTGCATGGATAACGAAGAAGAGGAGACAGACATGAAAAGCCGTTTCAGCGCCCTGCGCCGGGCGCTTGCCGTCGCCATCCTGGCCGGCCTGGCATTGCCGGCGGGCAGCCGCGCGGCCGAGGACGTAAAAGGCCCCATCCGTATCATCGTGGGATACAGCCCGGGCAACAGCGGCGATACGATCGCGCGCATCCTGGCGGAAAAGATGAGCGCGTCGCTGGGCGTCCCGGTCTATGTGGAAAACAAGGTGGGCGCCGGCTCGCGCATCGCGGTCGACGCGCTCAAGCACTCGGCGCCCGACGGCAAGACGCTGATGGTCGGCACGTTCTCCGTCATGGCGATCTTCCCCATGATCTTCACCAAGACCACCTACCACCTGTCGGATTTCGAACCCGTGGCGCACATCGCCAACAGCAACGTCTGCATCACCGTGCCGGTCGACGCGCCGTACAAGACGATGGCCGAATACGCCGACTGGCTGAAGAAGAACCCCTCGCGCGCGCAGTTCGGCAACGAAGCCGCGGGCAGTCCCGCGCACTTGCTGGGCCTGGAATTCGGCCGGGTCATCGGCGTCAACAACATGCTGATTCCGTACAAGAGCACGACGCAGATGATCTCGGACCTGATCGGCAACCAGATCCCCGCCGCGACGCTGGCGCTGCCCAGCGTCTACAAGCTGCACCAGGCCGGGCAGGTACGCATCCTGGCCGTGGCCTCCGAACAGCGCACGCCCAGCGCGCCCGACCTGCCCACGCTGAAGGAAGCCGGCTACGACCTGAGCGTGAACAGCATGTACGGGGCGTGGATGCCGGCCGGCACCCCGCGGCCCATCGTCGACAGAATGAGCAAGGCCATCGTGGAGGCGGTCGCCCAAGCCGACGTGCAGGATAAATTCCGCGTGATGGGCCTCGAACCGACCGGCAAGGACCGGGCGGAATTCGTGCGCATCAGCAATCAATCCGAGAAGGACTGGGCAAAGATCGTCAAGGACACCGGTTTCCGGATCGATGAATAGCGCGGCCCTGCACGCGGGCCGGCCGGTCACACGTTTTCAGCCACCCATTGCTCCAGCTTCTTCAGCCAGATGGCATCCACCCGCTTGGCGTTGCCGTCGGAGTGGCCCGCGGCGTGCGGCGTGGCGATGACGTTGGGCATGTGCCACAGCGGCGAGGCGGCATCCAGCGGCTCGTGCTCGTAGACGTCCAGATAGGCGCCGCCCAGGTGCCCTGATTGCAAGGCGACGATCAGGTCGGCTTCCACGACGACCTCGCCGCGCGCCACGTTCACCAGGTGCGCCCCCTTGGGCAGCGCCGCCAGGGCACGCGCATCGATCAGCCCACGCGTGCGATCGCTCAAGGGACAGGCCAGGACCAGCCAGTCGGTGCGCGGCAGCAGCTTGCCGATATCCTCGAAAGCCACGGTTTCCGTTTCCGCGTCGACCGGCTCCGCGCTGCTGCGCGCCACCGCGATCCTCAGGCCCAGCAGGCGCAGCACGGCGCCCAGGCGCTGGCCGATGCTGCCCCAGCCGACGATCAGCGCGGTCTGGCCGGCCAGGTCGCGCGGCACGGTCAGTTCCGTCGCCTTCACCCAACGGCCCTGCCGCTGCGCATCCAGCAGGACATGCAGGCGGCGGTTCAAGGCCAGCAGGCCCGCCAGCGCCGTCTGCATCACAGGCTCGGAATTGGCGCCGGCCGATGCGCTGACCGCGACGCCGCGCGCCTTCAGTTCCGGAAATATCGGGCGGTCCAGGCCCGCCGAATGAACGTGCACCCAGCGCAGGCCGGGCGACGCGCGCAGCGATTCGTAGAAAGCCTGCAGCGATTCCATGACCACATGCTTGGTGGAGGCGCCGGTGACATCGCGCGAGATGAACGCGATGTCGACATCGTCGTGCGCGTGACCCAGCGTGGGCTCGGCAATGCGCAGCTCGTACGGATGGCCGTTCATGATGCGCGCGATGGGCTCGCGCAAGCGCTCGGCGGTACTACGGGACAGCAAGATACGTATCGTCATGATGACTAGTGTTGTGGCACCTATGGTTACCTGGAAGGACTCCCCATCCGCCTATCCTTACGCCGGCTGCGGAGCGACCGCGTCTATCATCCCGATGCGCGCACGCGGCCCGCGACAAGCGGCGCGGGATTTCGGGCGCCGTCATTATCGCGCGATCCCGACCATGCGCCCGGACAGGCCGCGGTGCATGGGCATTCATACAGGAGTGATACCAATGAAGATATGCAACCATGCTGGCGCGGCGATGCTCGCGGGCATGCTGATGGCCGCCTCCGGCGCGCCCGCGCTGGCCCAGGGGCTGGACCTGAAGGGCGCGCTGGGCGGACTGGGCGGCCTGGGCGGAAGCTCGGGCTCCGGCGCCGGGGCCTTGACGTCAGGCAGCCTGGGCAACGCCGCCGGCATCCTGGAATACTGCATCAAGAACAAATACCTGCCCAATGGCAGCGCGTCGTCGCTGAAAGACCAGTTGATGAGCAAGTTGGGCGGCACCACCGGGCAGGCGCCGCAGAAGGACAGTGGATACCTGTCCGGCGCGAAGGGCATCCTGCAGACCGGCAGCGGCAACAGCGTGGACCTCGGCGGCGGCTTGCAGGCCGCCGCCGCGGAACAGGCCTGCGACGTGGTCATGCAGCAGGCGAAGTCCTTCCTGTAGCCGCCGCGGCGCCAGGCAACGACGCGCGCGCGGCTGCGGCCTGCCGCGTCAACGCCCGTGCGTCAGCTCCCGGCCCGCGCCGCGCGGCATGCGCGCCGTCACCGGGATGGAGGCGGCCGAGAACAGCCCCAGCACCAGGAACGCCGGCCAGAAGTCCGTCCAGACGATCTGCGCATGGCCCTGCACATAATGGGAAAGTTGCAACACGATGCCCGCGACCGTCACGCCCAGGCCCAGCGACATCTGCTGGATCACGCTGGACACGCTGGTCGCGCGCCCCACATCGACGCTGTCGATTTCCGCGTAGGCCAGCGCATTGAGCGCGGTGAATTGCAGCGACGGGAAGATCCCGCCGAACAACACGATCACCCAGATGGCCGCGCGCGACATGTCGGGATGGAAAATGCCGTAGATGGCCAGTGCCACGCCCGATAAGGCGGCGTTCACCATCAGCACCGGCCGGAAGCCGAAGCGCCGCAACAGCGGCTGCGCCATGGTCTTCATGAGCAGCGCGCCGAACGCCGAGGCGCAGGTGATCATGCCGGCCTCGAACGGCGTCATGCCCAATCCTTCCTGCAGGGCCAGGGGCAGCAGGAAGGGCACCGCGCCCAGCCCGATGCGGAACAGCGAACCGCCCATCACGCTCGTGTGGAAGGTAGGTATCCGCAGGAAGCGCAAGTCCAGCAAGGGATTCTTCACCTTGCGCGCGTACAGGACGTACAGACCCGTAAGCAGCAGGCCCAGCGCGCACATCAGCGCCGTGGCGCGATCGCTCACCACATCGCTGCCGACCAGGGACATCCCCAGCATGAACAGCGATGCTCCGCCGGCGGACAACACGAAGCCTGGCCAGTCCAGCGGGTCCGGCACCGTATCGCGAACGTCGTCGATATGCCGGTTCGCCAGGTAGATGCCGACCAGGCCGATAGGCACATTGATGAAGAACATCAAGCGCCAGTGCAGATACGTCGTGATGAAGCCGCCCAGCAGCGGCCCGACGACGGGGCCCAGCAAGGCCGGCACCGTCAGGTAGTTGACCGCGCGCACGAAGTCGGCGCGCGCCACCGAACGAAAGATGATGATCCGTCCCACCGGCACCATCATGGCGCCGCCCACGCCCTGCACGAAACGCGCCAGCACGAAGGTGAACAGCGAATGCGCGGCCGCGCACAGCAGCGAACCGACGACGAACACGCCGATGGCGGCGCGGAATACGGTGCGGGGACCGAAGCGATCCGCGACCCAGCCGCAGATGGGGATGAATACACCCAGGCCCACGACATAGCTGGTCACGGCCAGCTTCAAGGTGATCGGGTCTTCGCCGAGGTCGCGCGCCAGCGAAGGCAGCGCGGTGACCAACACCGTCGCGTCGACGTTTTCCATGAACAAGGCGCAAGCCACTATGAGCGGGACAACGAACGCGCCGAGGGCGAGCGGCATGGCGGAAAACGCGAGGGAGTCTGCGATGGAGCGAGATTATGACATCCCCGTCCCCCCGTTCCGTTCAGGGTGCGGTCAGCATGGGTGCGGCATCAGGCGCCGGTGCGCGATGCGCGGTGCAGGTGATCGCGCGTATAGGGCGTGTCCTGGCCTGACAAGGCCAGGGCCAGCGCGATGACCACGTCATGCGTCCGCAGCTTGGGAACGATGGAATAGCTGGCCATCGTCGAGAGCAGGAAGGCCAGCACCACAACGCCCATGCGCAATCCCAGGCGTCCCACCGGCCAGCGCGCGAGCACGACGACCGACACGATGGCGCCCACTCCCAGTCCCAGTACCACCTCCGACACCGAATGCGCGCCCATCGCCAGGCGCGACACGCCGATCAGCAGCGCGAGCGATGCGCCCGTCCATGCCAGCAGCGTGGCCGCGCGCCGCGAGTAGCGATTGCCCACGGCATAACCCAGCACCGGATATACCGACGCCGACACCATGGCGTGCCCGCTGATCCCGGTGAAATCGATCGCCGCCCACCCTATGCCCCAGCCCAGGAAGGCCAGTTTGGATGCCAGCACCGCGGTCCCCGCGAACGCCAGCGCCCATAGCCAGTGGAATACGGGCGGGCGCTCCGACATCGCGACGAATATCATCGCGACCAGCGCCGCCGGCAACACCAGGCGGGATTCGCCCATCGCGGATACCGCCATCCAGAAATCGTGCATGCCTCACCTTCGATTGAACTGCCGGGGCCTGTTGCTACCAATCGGCCTTATAGCGTGCGTACAGCGCGATCACGTCGCGCACGTACTGCTGGGTCTCCGCATAGGGCGGAATGCCGTCGTACTTCTGCACCGCGCCCTGCCCCGCATTGTAGGCAGCCAGTGCCAGGTCCAGCCGGCCCGGGTACTGGTCGATCAGGCTGCGCAAATGGCGCGAGCCGGCCCGCACATTGATCGCGGGGTCCACCAGCGCGCGCTCCACATCGGGTTCGCTGAGCAGCGCGGCCGCCGTATCGGGCATCAACTGCATCAACCCCAGCGCACCCTTGGGCGAGCGTGCATCCTTGCGGAATCCCGACTCGACCGCGATGACCGCGCCCAGCAATGCGCGGTCCAGCCCGTAGTCCGCGGCCGCCT
Proteins encoded in this region:
- a CDS encoding D-2-hydroxyacid dehydrogenase, which produces MTIRILLSRSTAERLREPIARIMNGHPYELRIAEPTLGHAHDDVDIAFISRDVTGASTKHVVMESLQAFYESLRASPGLRWVHVHSAGLDRPIFPELKARGVAVSASAGANSEPVMQTALAGLLALNRRLHVLLDAQRQGRWVKATELTVPRDLAGQTALIVGWGSIGQRLGAVLRLLGLRIAVARSSAEPVDAETETVAFEDIGKLLPRTDWLVLACPLSDRTRGLIDARALAALPKGAHLVNVARGEVVVEADLIVALQSGHLGGAYLDVYEHEPLDAASPLWHMPNVIATPHAAGHSDGNAKRVDAIWLKKLEQWVAENV
- a CDS encoding DUF2501 domain-containing protein gives rise to the protein MKICNHAGAAMLAGMLMAASGAPALAQGLDLKGALGGLGGLGGSSGSGAGALTSGSLGNAAGILEYCIKNKYLPNGSASSLKDQLMSKLGGTTGQAPQKDSGYLSGAKGILQTGSGNSVDLGGGLQAAAAEQACDVVMQQAKSFL
- a CDS encoding Bug family tripartite tricarboxylate transporter substrate binding protein — its product is MKSRFSALRRALAVAILAGLALPAGSRAAEDVKGPIRIIVGYSPGNSGDTIARILAEKMSASLGVPVYVENKVGAGSRIAVDALKHSAPDGKTLMVGTFSVMAIFPMIFTKTTYHLSDFEPVAHIANSNVCITVPVDAPYKTMAEYADWLKKNPSRAQFGNEAAGSPAHLLGLEFGRVIGVNNMLIPYKSTTQMISDLIGNQIPAATLALPSVYKLHQAGQVRILAVASEQRTPSAPDLPTLKEAGYDLSVNSMYGAWMPAGTPRPIVDRMSKAIVEAVAQADVQDKFRVMGLEPTGKDRAEFVRISNQSEKDWAKIVKDTGFRIDE
- a CDS encoding cupin domain-containing protein, with translation MPQILNRADLPNYYAAENPSRADAADSARIDMRMAHGAKVSLAVAVCQPGYHPAPQIHASEQLNYVAEGEIWVYIDGAAYHLKAGDAIRVPKMKPHWMWNRSDAPCTFYESNCPPLAGDAKGAGALIDGARPQQAYPHVVWLSDKYAKEAEARNDPPTEGPLLARADSLATSVHGGAIGPAAAGKLTSKCIHGLEHNMTIARRKGGYHSAPHIHDAEQLHIPIKGDINIFTSEAGFACREGDFNIIAPNMPHWAEVSGDEDNILLQAHSPVLGSAANRKALLADDERAQSIFTVFNMTPWREQEIMQVEDVHRGNMQRS
- a CDS encoding lytic transglycosylase domain-containing protein, with amino-acid sequence MRTQWRTTAGNDGRRWLFLAAWAACLALLAGIGEAQAGETYRYKDPFGIWRSMTVDKGMGKYYKRAQARAAVRCVTCARRVLVGGPDGASSTAAVARAGDARVAALSTHRGLDDYRGVIAKAAADYGLDRALLGAVIAVESGFRKDARSPKGALGLMQLMPDTAAALLSEPDVERALVDPAINVRAGSRHLRSLIDQYPGRLDLALAAYNAGQGAVQKYDGIPPYAETQQYVRDVIALYARYKADW
- a CDS encoding phosphatase PAP2 family protein, with product MHDFWMAVSAMGESRLVLPAALVAMIFVAMSERPPVFHWLWALAFAGTAVLASKLAFLGWGIGWAAIDFTGISGHAMVSASVYPVLGYAVGNRYSRRAATLLAWTGASLALLIGVSRLAMGAHSVSEVVLGLGVGAIVSVVVLARWPVGRLGLRMGVVVLAFLLSTMASYSIVPKLRTHDVVIALALALSGQDTPYTRDHLHRASRTGA
- a CDS encoding Bug family tripartite tricarboxylate transporter substrate binding protein; this encodes MKHLTLRLRAALGIAAALLATHLPARAADSYPSMPVRLIVPYTAGGGVDLIARLMAERLHDTLDQSIIVENKPGASGMIGANYVSKAKPDGYTILLSAAGEIVVNPSLYKEKMLFDPSRELASVTLVARIPNVLVVNPSVPVKTTAELLAYAKSQPGKLTFSSSGIGNLQHVSGELLNRMAGIDVRHIPYKGAAQQIADVVAQHVTMTFTSVAAAMPFIKSGQVRPIAVTSAHRLEALPDVPALAETPQLAGYEVVNWFGMFAPGGTPAPVLDKLNQAALAAMKDPRLLQALKDQGAEPAPSSRQEFDTFRREETAKFAKVIEETHIKLQD
- a CDS encoding LysR substrate-binding domain-containing protein, which codes for MDIDAFWRGSLKLRHLRLLIALDDHRHVSRVAAVLHLTQPAVSKALAEIEDGVGLKLFERTPRGIMPTSYGECLIHHARRIDIDLSRARDGLKSLALGTSGSVSIGTLPAAASVLLPRALAMFKKQLPDASAVVREGSFDTLLPELRTRGIHLVVGTLMPSRSHGDLDEKPLGTKPLTLVARNHHPLARRKRLSWANLRDWEWVLPTMGSPMRQPLEEVFLAHDVPLPRHCLETTSTQLVRTYVSMTDAIAFMPSDAAYYFDEAGLLRALPFHLHGLVKPTGVIWSRDHPLDPVARRFIACLEAASKVADPAQGVAGARGASAGA
- a CDS encoding MFS transporter, whose product is MPLALGAFVVPLIVACALFMENVDATVLVTALPSLARDLGEDPITLKLAVTSYVVGLGVFIPICGWVADRFGPRTVFRAAIGVFVVGSLLCAAAHSLFTFVLARFVQGVGGAMMVPVGRIIIFRSVARADFVRAVNYLTVPALLGPVVGPLLGGFITTYLHWRLMFFINVPIGLVGIYLANRHIDDVRDTVPDPLDWPGFVLSAGGASLFMLGMSLVGSDVVSDRATALMCALGLLLTGLYVLYARKVKNPLLDLRFLRIPTFHTSVMGGSLFRIGLGAVPFLLPLALQEGLGMTPFEAGMITCASAFGALLMKTMAQPLLRRFGFRPVLMVNAALSGVALAIYGIFHPDMSRAAIWVIVLFGGIFPSLQFTALNALAYAEIDSVDVGRATSVSSVIQQMSLGLGVTVAGIVLQLSHYVQGHAQIVWTDFWPAFLVLGLFSAASIPVTARMPRGAGRELTHGR